A window of the Paraburkholderia sp. ZP32-5 genome harbors these coding sequences:
- a CDS encoding response regulator transcription factor — translation MKVLIIEDDAAIAANLYDYLQNRGFDVDVAGSGTAGLRFAIAEPWDAILLDLALPGIDGLTLCRKLRDEAHRDTPVLMLTARDTLDDKLEGFGHGADDYLVKPFSLKEVGARLDALIKRYRGQVTRQELRCAGVRFDLATLTVERAGRALKLQPKCLHLLRILMQSPHRVLGRAELEEQVWGAELPDSDTLRAHIYTLRKALTQPGEKELIQTVHGLGYRFIAGDDDAT, via the coding sequence ATGAAAGTACTCATCATCGAAGACGACGCGGCCATTGCCGCGAATCTTTACGACTATCTGCAAAACCGCGGCTTCGACGTCGATGTCGCGGGCAGCGGCACCGCCGGCCTGCGGTTCGCGATTGCCGAACCCTGGGACGCGATCCTGCTGGACCTCGCGCTGCCGGGCATCGACGGCCTGACGCTATGCCGCAAGCTGCGCGACGAAGCCCATCGCGACACGCCCGTGCTGATGCTGACCGCCAGAGACACGCTCGACGACAAACTCGAAGGCTTCGGCCACGGCGCCGACGACTATCTCGTCAAGCCGTTCTCGCTGAAGGAGGTCGGCGCGCGTCTCGACGCACTGATCAAACGCTACCGCGGGCAAGTGACGCGTCAGGAACTGCGCTGCGCGGGCGTACGCTTCGACCTCGCGACGCTCACTGTCGAACGGGCCGGCCGCGCGCTCAAACTTCAGCCGAAATGCCTGCATCTGCTGCGTATCCTGATGCAGTCGCCGCATCGTGTGCTCGGGCGGGCCGAACTGGAAGAACAGGTGTGGGGCGCGGAACTGCCGGACAGCGATACGCTGCGCGCGCACATCTACACGCTGCGCAAGGCACTGACGCAGCCCGGCGAAAAGGAGTTGATCCAGACGGTTCACGGACTCGGCTATCGCTTCATCGCGGGAGACGACGATGCGACGTAG
- the dmeF gene encoding CDF family Co(II)/Ni(II) efflux transporter DmeF: protein MSRFSNTVPGAGHEHVFLGSAHRENERRTWTVIALCSAMMVAEIVGGSVFGSLALIADGLHMSTHAGAMLLAAMAYTYARKHANDPRFVFGTGKLGDLAGFSSAIVLAMIALLIGYEAISRFLAPVPIRFEEAIFIAGLGLLVNLASVWLLSGDHHGHGHGHGHGHGHGHGHGHGHGHGHGHGHQHSHDQHDPEFSGHAHDSHHDAAHRDHNIRSAYVHVIADTAVSVLAIIGLVLARAFGWLWMDPLAGIIGALVIANWAYGLIRDTGGILLDMSPDRRLTENVRRRIEACGDNIVDLHVWRVGPGHMSAIVSVATRQTERDSRFYHAILEHVDGLSHITVEVLPPAAPA from the coding sequence ATGAGCAGGTTTAGCAATACCGTACCCGGCGCCGGGCACGAACATGTTTTCCTCGGCTCGGCCCATCGGGAGAACGAGCGGCGTACATGGACAGTCATTGCGCTATGCAGCGCGATGATGGTTGCCGAAATCGTCGGCGGCAGCGTATTCGGCTCGCTGGCGCTAATAGCCGACGGACTGCATATGTCCACCCACGCGGGCGCGATGCTGCTTGCCGCAATGGCGTACACCTATGCGCGCAAACATGCAAACGACCCGCGCTTCGTGTTTGGTACGGGAAAGCTCGGTGATCTTGCGGGATTCTCGAGCGCCATCGTGCTCGCAATGATTGCGCTGCTGATCGGCTATGAGGCCATTTCGCGTTTTCTGGCACCGGTGCCCATCCGTTTTGAAGAAGCCATTTTCATTGCGGGGCTCGGTTTGCTGGTCAACCTCGCGAGCGTATGGCTGCTGAGCGGCGATCATCACGGTCATGGCCACGGTCACGGTCACGGTCACGGTCACGGTCACGGTCACGGTCACGGTCACGGTCACGGTCACGGTCACGGTCATCAGCATAGCCACGATCAGCACGACCCTGAATTCAGCGGACATGCGCACGACAGCCATCACGATGCAGCCCACCGGGACCACAACATCAGATCGGCCTATGTGCATGTGATCGCCGATACCGCCGTGTCGGTGCTGGCGATCATTGGTCTGGTACTGGCGCGCGCGTTTGGATGGCTATGGATGGACCCGCTGGCGGGCATCATCGGCGCACTGGTGATCGCGAACTGGGCTTACGGACTCATCCGCGACACGGGTGGGATCCTGCTGGACATGAGCCCTGATCGGCGGCTCACCGAAAACGTTCGCCGGCGTATCGAGGCATGCGGCGATAACATAGTCGACCTCCACGTCTGGCGCGTCGGCCCCGGACATATGAGTGCAATCGTGTCGGTTGCGACCCGGCAGACGGAGCGGGATTCGCGTTTCTATCACGCCATTCTCGAGCATGTCGACGGACTGTCGCACATCACGGTCGAGGTGTTGCCGCCAGCCGCACCGGCTTGA
- a CDS encoding bifunctional YncE family protein/alkaline phosphatase family protein: protein MELLPTGQFISPKAIPGAVQQLLNPQIAAKPTQVVSGAIKSQLSPDGNTLAVITAGYNTVYTGSNNATLDKADSTQYIFIYDVSGANRANPKFVQAIHQNNAFDGLVWNGNQTLYGTGGADDKVYVYSRSSAAPSAQWAQTNAIALNHAKGIGSGVKPNAGGLALSADGRTLVVANNYNDSITLIDTTSNTITSEYDLRPFNTSGQNGVAGGEYPWAVSLKSDGTAFVSSVRDREVVVLNLSNPAAPQFIKRIALQGNAYGMAFSPDQSKLYVAVSNADQVAVIDTQRHNVDKTIDLAIADEDDNGNGNGHGHGDDHGFGGFGGFGFGNDHDHGHGNGNGHGNGNDDKKYSGRDTVNVTVSKDGRTIYAVNNGDNSIAVIDHDGNNGYHVAGFMPTAYAPKDITLSADGSQMYIINGKSNTGPNPLYTPGGSSAQYQFGLEQSSLVSAPVPRDNTLDRLTSQVDENNHYSVKEAQSDRQTMQFMHDHIKHVIYIVKENRTFDQILGDLGNGSNGDPTLTMYGKATTPNFHNIAGNFVTIDNFSDPGDGSMDGWSWVQHAHVTPTEEVSQQENYAGVSRGMSYESEGANRGLPVGLATTAARDAASNGGFTSATSSLPGGAANALPGIADISVPDAPFGYQKANIYDAVLQAGGTFRDYGGMVNNAGSIGTIASPLLNPFAANNVQVYPVKPTLVNLTDPYYRGFDQSYPDTFRELEWNREFQSYVAHGNLPSFELVRMGADHTGNYTTNVGQMGSAEQEEADNDFAVGKLVETVAHSPYAKNTLIVVVEDDSQAGSDHVDSHRAPAYVIGAYVKQHAVVSTPYSQINAIRTMEDVLGTQHIDLNTAYAKPMADLFDTRSNGSWTYTAVASTILKGTNVGNVATGSVATGNDGNQYAQGADIHPLHDATYWANATKDFDFSKEDRVPPDLFNRVLWKGVMGDKPYPVPHSIYTKVADEGAKESTKTVAATDDDDD from the coding sequence ATGGAGCTTTTGCCTACTGGCCAGTTCATTTCACCGAAGGCAATTCCGGGTGCAGTCCAGCAGTTGCTGAACCCGCAAATCGCGGCGAAGCCGACGCAAGTCGTCAGCGGCGCGATCAAGTCGCAGCTCAGCCCGGACGGCAACACGCTGGCTGTGATCACCGCCGGCTACAACACGGTCTACACGGGCAGCAACAACGCCACGCTCGACAAGGCCGATTCGACCCAATACATCTTCATCTACGATGTGTCGGGCGCGAACCGGGCCAACCCGAAGTTCGTCCAGGCGATCCATCAGAACAACGCGTTCGATGGTCTAGTGTGGAACGGCAACCAGACGCTGTACGGTACGGGCGGTGCTGACGACAAGGTCTACGTGTACAGCCGCTCGTCGGCCGCACCGTCGGCTCAATGGGCTCAGACCAACGCCATCGCGCTGAACCACGCGAAGGGTATCGGTTCGGGCGTGAAGCCGAACGCCGGCGGCCTGGCTCTGTCCGCCGACGGCCGTACTCTCGTTGTCGCCAACAACTACAACGACTCGATCACGCTGATCGATACGACGTCGAACACGATCACGTCGGAGTACGACCTGCGTCCGTTCAACACGTCGGGTCAGAATGGCGTCGCCGGTGGCGAATACCCGTGGGCGGTTTCGTTGAAGTCCGACGGCACCGCGTTCGTTTCGTCGGTTCGTGACCGTGAAGTCGTGGTGCTGAACCTGTCGAACCCGGCCGCGCCGCAGTTCATCAAGCGCATCGCGCTGCAGGGCAACGCGTACGGCATGGCCTTCTCGCCGGATCAATCGAAGCTCTACGTCGCCGTGTCGAACGCCGACCAGGTCGCTGTCATCGATACCCAGCGTCATAACGTCGACAAGACGATCGACCTCGCCATCGCGGACGAAGACGACAACGGCAACGGCAATGGTCATGGCCACGGCGACGACCACGGCTTTGGCGGCTTTGGCGGCTTCGGTTTCGGCAACGACCACGATCACGGCCATGGCAATGGCAACGGTCATGGCAACGGCAATGACGACAAGAAATACAGCGGCCGCGATACGGTCAACGTGACGGTGTCGAAGGATGGCAGAACCATCTACGCGGTCAACAATGGCGACAACTCGATCGCCGTGATCGACCACGACGGCAACAACGGCTACCACGTGGCCGGCTTCATGCCGACCGCCTACGCGCCGAAGGACATCACGCTGAGCGCCGACGGTTCGCAGATGTACATCATCAACGGCAAGTCGAACACCGGCCCGAACCCGCTGTACACGCCGGGCGGCAGCTCGGCCCAATACCAGTTCGGTCTGGAGCAGAGCAGCCTCGTCAGCGCACCGGTGCCGCGCGACAACACGCTCGACCGCTTGACCAGCCAGGTAGATGAAAACAACCACTACTCGGTCAAGGAAGCGCAAAGCGATCGCCAGACGATGCAGTTCATGCACGATCACATCAAGCACGTGATCTATATCGTCAAGGAAAACCGCACGTTCGATCAGATCCTCGGTGACCTCGGCAACGGTTCGAACGGCGATCCGACGCTGACGATGTACGGCAAGGCCACCACGCCGAACTTCCACAACATCGCCGGCAACTTCGTTACGATCGACAACTTCAGCGATCCGGGCGACGGTTCGATGGACGGCTGGTCGTGGGTGCAGCACGCACACGTCACGCCGACCGAGGAAGTGTCGCAGCAGGAAAACTACGCCGGCGTCTCGCGCGGTATGTCGTATGAGTCCGAAGGCGCGAACCGCGGTCTGCCGGTTGGCCTCGCGACGACTGCCGCGCGCGATGCCGCGTCGAACGGCGGCTTCACGTCCGCGACGTCGTCGCTGCCGGGCGGCGCCGCCAACGCGCTGCCGGGTATCGCCGATATCTCGGTGCCGGATGCTCCGTTCGGCTACCAGAAGGCGAACATCTACGACGCGGTGCTGCAAGCCGGCGGTACGTTCCGCGATTACGGCGGCATGGTCAACAACGCCGGCTCGATCGGCACGATTGCCAGCCCGCTGCTCAATCCGTTTGCCGCGAACAACGTGCAGGTTTATCCGGTCAAGCCGACGCTCGTCAATCTGACGGACCCGTACTACCGCGGCTTCGACCAGTCGTACCCGGATACCTTCCGCGAACTGGAATGGAACCGCGAGTTCCAGAGCTATGTCGCGCACGGCAATCTGCCGTCGTTCGAACTCGTTCGTATGGGTGCTGACCACACCGGCAATTACACGACGAACGTCGGTCAGATGGGTTCGGCCGAGCAGGAAGAAGCGGATAACGACTTCGCCGTCGGCAAGCTGGTCGAGACGGTCGCGCACAGCCCGTACGCGAAGAACACGCTGATCGTGGTGGTCGAGGATGACTCGCAGGCCGGTTCGGATCACGTCGACTCGCACCGCGCACCCGCCTATGTGATCGGCGCGTACGTGAAGCAGCACGCCGTCGTCAGCACGCCGTACAGCCAGATCAACGCGATCCGTACCATGGAAGACGTGCTCGGTACCCAGCACATCGACCTGAACACGGCCTACGCGAAGCCGATGGCTGACCTCTTCGACACTCGCTCGAATGGTTCGTGGACGTACACGGCCGTGGCATCGACGATCCTGAAGGGGACGAACGTGGGCAATGTCGCCACGGGCTCGGTCGCGACCGGTAACGACGGCAACCAGTACGCACAGGGCGCGGACATCCATCCGCTGCACGACGCGACCTACTGGGCGAACGCGACGAAGGACTTCGACTTCTCCAAGGAAGACCGCGTTCCGCCGGACCTGTTCAATCGCGTGCTGTGGAAGGGCGTGATGGGTGACAAGCCGTATCCGGTGCCGCATTCGATCTACACGAAAGTTGCCGACGAAGGTGCGAAAGAAAGCACGAAAACCGTCGCCGCAACGGACGATGACGATGATTGA
- a CDS encoding TonB-dependent receptor gives MKSERHHPSRIAIAVSIAFTTLLVAKTAKAQENPPPAVQQTQAPTTLNAITVDATRPTSAPDNVNDPDQTANVSKTGTPIGDLPMSVQEVPRGILDEQGATSLQEAIRNGNMSGVNYGGTDSKGFTDHFMIRGLQAQTYDDGFSDGDQVNGPTHSLLGVERIEVLEGPGSALLGSGPPGGSINLIHYTPSAQFHWGGDLQAGSFGTVNATGYVTGPTGIDGLNYRLDAGAGRSDGYRSLGSWNKEIRPDLQWKIGDHKIEFSLDAQDYMATPDSYGLIYYQGAPIRGVPFNAKYSTPFANAHGNYLRATLSDEWRITDYLTINNRLSYMHHTLDFYSNGDSTHAKVKGDTFTGRQLRDQEDSLDTLDYQLEPVWKFSTGTVHHTLLTGFEYLNQDLNSTKATADLPNIDDIFAPVPLETSIADLNFQCAPSHSCQNDHVRANFYSLYATDQADITDKLKIRAGVRKDWFDTSLALNPLPGEPNRTANDGITLIQGNTYTRHDAPTSWNAGVLYKVMPWMTPYFGVSRSYLANFNSENTAFSIGPPESALQYEVGVKWSFEDGLYVLNTALFDVRREHVATPFGDDQLAFDSQRTRGAEASFDADLTSQWHMYANFTAQHARITYSPDTPGAVGTAPQGVPAYMANLWTTYRFSLFGKTGFHAGVGVNYMSRMTNGFANGYDWAPASLIENLQFGYAEHHWGVDLNIDNVTNQRYFIATNVVGAYLGSPLAAYVRLHADF, from the coding sequence ATGAAATCAGAAAGACACCACCCCTCCAGAATCGCCATTGCCGTATCCATTGCCTTCACTACCCTGCTGGTCGCAAAGACCGCGAAAGCCCAGGAGAACCCACCCCCGGCAGTTCAACAGACTCAAGCTCCCACCACCCTGAACGCCATCACCGTCGATGCAACCAGACCGACGAGCGCGCCCGACAACGTCAACGATCCCGATCAAACCGCGAACGTCAGCAAGACCGGCACGCCGATCGGCGACCTGCCGATGAGCGTGCAGGAAGTGCCGCGCGGCATTCTCGACGAACAGGGCGCGACGTCGTTGCAGGAAGCGATCCGCAACGGCAATATGTCCGGCGTGAATTATGGCGGGACCGATTCGAAAGGCTTCACCGATCACTTCATGATCCGCGGCCTGCAGGCGCAAACCTATGACGACGGCTTCTCGGACGGCGACCAGGTCAACGGGCCGACGCATTCGCTGCTGGGTGTCGAGCGTATCGAAGTGCTCGAAGGGCCAGGCTCGGCGCTACTTGGCAGCGGGCCGCCGGGCGGCTCGATCAACCTGATCCACTACACGCCGTCGGCGCAATTTCACTGGGGCGGCGATCTCCAGGCGGGCTCGTTCGGCACCGTCAACGCGACCGGATATGTGACGGGTCCGACCGGCATAGACGGACTGAACTATCGTCTGGATGCGGGCGCCGGCCGCTCCGACGGCTATCGCAGCCTCGGCTCGTGGAACAAGGAAATCCGCCCCGATCTGCAATGGAAAATCGGCGACCACAAGATCGAATTCTCGCTCGACGCGCAGGATTACATGGCCACGCCCGATTCATACGGGCTGATCTACTACCAGGGCGCACCGATTCGCGGCGTCCCGTTCAACGCCAAATATTCGACGCCGTTCGCCAACGCGCACGGCAACTATCTGCGCGCGACGCTCTCCGACGAGTGGCGTATCACCGATTATTTGACGATCAACAATCGTCTGTCGTACATGCATCACACGCTGGACTTCTACAGCAACGGCGACAGCACGCACGCGAAGGTCAAGGGCGACACGTTCACCGGCCGCCAGTTGCGCGATCAGGAAGATTCGCTCGACACGCTCGACTACCAGCTCGAGCCGGTCTGGAAATTTTCGACGGGCACCGTTCACCATACGCTGCTGACAGGCTTCGAATATCTGAACCAGGATCTCAACAGCACAAAGGCCACGGCCGACCTGCCGAACATCGACGACATCTTCGCGCCGGTGCCGCTGGAAACCTCGATCGCGGATCTGAACTTCCAGTGCGCGCCGTCTCACTCGTGCCAGAACGACCATGTGCGCGCGAACTTCTACAGCCTGTACGCGACCGATCAGGCGGATATCACGGACAAGTTGAAGATCCGCGCGGGCGTGCGTAAAGACTGGTTCGATACGTCACTGGCGCTCAATCCGTTGCCGGGCGAGCCGAACCGTACCGCCAACGACGGCATCACGTTGATCCAGGGCAATACCTACACGCGCCATGATGCGCCGACCAGCTGGAACGCCGGCGTGCTGTACAAGGTGATGCCGTGGATGACGCCGTATTTCGGCGTGTCGCGCAGCTACCTCGCGAATTTCAACTCGGAAAACACGGCGTTTTCCATCGGACCGCCCGAATCGGCGCTGCAATACGAGGTGGGCGTGAAGTGGTCGTTCGAGGATGGGCTCTACGTGCTCAACACCGCGCTGTTCGATGTGAGGCGGGAACACGTGGCGACGCCGTTCGGCGACGACCAGCTCGCGTTCGATTCGCAGCGTACGCGTGGCGCCGAGGCCTCGTTTGACGCGGATCTGACGTCGCAGTGGCATATGTACGCGAATTTCACCGCGCAGCACGCACGTATCACCTATAGCCCGGACACACCTGGCGCGGTCGGCACCGCTCCGCAGGGCGTGCCCGCCTATATGGCGAACCTGTGGACGACGTATCGCTTCAGCCTGTTCGGCAAAACGGGCTTTCACGCGGGTGTCGGCGTCAACTACATGAGCCGGATGACGAACGGCTTCGCCAATGGCTATGACTGGGCGCCCGCGTCGCTGATCGAGAACCTGCAGTTCGGTTATGCGGAGCATCACTGGGGCGTCGATCTGAACATCGACAACGTCACCAACCAGCGCTACTTCATCGCCACCAACGTGGTCGGGGCGTATCTCGGCTCGCCGTTGGCTGCTTATGTGCGGCTGCATGCGGACTTCTGA
- a CDS encoding metal/formaldehyde-sensitive transcriptional repressor — translation MSHTIKEKQKLLNRVRRIKGQIEAIERALEDELGCDEVVQRVTSCRGAMNGLLAVVLEDHIRTHLVDAPGNRDHDGGSATELLVDVVHSYFR, via the coding sequence ATGAGCCATACCATCAAGGAAAAACAGAAGCTGCTGAACCGGGTTCGCCGCATCAAGGGGCAAATCGAGGCCATCGAACGCGCACTGGAAGATGAACTGGGGTGCGATGAAGTCGTGCAACGCGTCACCAGTTGCCGCGGCGCGATGAATGGTCTGCTCGCCGTCGTGCTGGAAGACCACATCCGCACACACCTGGTCGATGCACCGGGCAATCGCGATCACGATGGCGGTAGCGCGACCGAACTGCTGGTCGACGTCGTCCATAGCTATTTCAGGTGA
- a CDS encoding MFS transporter: MQTRPPTRVLREIPRTVWVLGCVSLLMDISSEIIHSLLPMFLMAGLGASATTIGLIEGIAEATAPVVKVFSGTLSDYLGNRKWLAVAGYGLGALSKPLFAIAPTIGVVVTARILDRVGKGVRGAPRDAMVADVTPVQLRGAAYGLRQSLDTVGAFLGPLLAVVIMLAWADNFRLAFWLAVIPGVMAVALLALGVAEPTRTTGAKRVNPLRWDNLKQLGANYWWVVLVGAAFALARFSEAFLVLRAMGSGVPIALVPLVMVAMNVAYALSAYPAGKLADTTSHTRLMIAGLVLLIGADVVLAQGSHWSVVLIGVTLWGLHMGMTQGLLATMVSHAAPSALRGTAFGFFNLLTGIVTLVSSVVAGALWDRVGAATTFYAGAAFSAATIVLLMMRVSANRQR; the protein is encoded by the coding sequence ATGCAGACCAGACCGCCAACCCGTGTTCTCCGCGAGATCCCACGCACGGTGTGGGTGCTGGGCTGCGTGAGCCTGCTGATGGATATTTCGTCGGAGATTATCCATAGCCTGCTACCGATGTTCCTGATGGCGGGACTCGGCGCGAGCGCGACGACGATCGGTCTGATCGAAGGGATCGCGGAAGCGACCGCACCTGTCGTCAAGGTCTTTTCCGGCACGCTGAGCGACTATCTCGGCAATCGCAAGTGGCTCGCGGTCGCCGGATATGGGCTCGGCGCGCTGAGCAAACCGCTGTTCGCGATCGCGCCGACGATCGGCGTCGTCGTCACCGCGCGGATTCTCGACAGAGTCGGCAAAGGCGTGCGAGGCGCACCGCGCGACGCGATGGTGGCCGACGTCACGCCAGTACAGCTACGCGGCGCGGCATACGGACTGCGGCAGTCTCTCGACACCGTCGGCGCGTTTCTCGGACCGTTGCTGGCCGTCGTCATCATGCTGGCGTGGGCCGACAATTTCCGGCTCGCGTTCTGGCTCGCCGTCATTCCGGGCGTGATGGCAGTCGCATTGCTCGCGTTAGGCGTCGCAGAGCCCACGCGCACCACCGGCGCGAAGCGCGTCAATCCGCTCCGTTGGGACAACCTGAAGCAGTTGGGCGCGAACTACTGGTGGGTCGTGCTCGTCGGTGCCGCTTTCGCCTTGGCGCGTTTCAGCGAAGCGTTCCTCGTGCTGCGGGCGATGGGCAGCGGCGTCCCTATCGCGCTGGTTCCGCTCGTGATGGTCGCGATGAACGTCGCGTACGCTTTATCCGCGTATCCGGCGGGCAAGCTCGCCGACACCACCAGTCATACCCGGCTGATGATCGCCGGTCTGGTGTTGCTGATCGGCGCCGATGTCGTGCTGGCCCAAGGTTCGCACTGGAGCGTCGTGCTGATCGGCGTGACGCTGTGGGGTCTGCACATGGGGATGACTCAGGGTCTGCTGGCCACGATGGTGTCGCATGCCGCGCCATCCGCGCTGCGCGGCACGGCGTTCGGCTTCTTCAATCTGCTGACCGGTATCGTGACGCTCGTGTCCAGCGTCGTTGCCGGCGCGCTATGGGACCGGGTGGGTGCGGCAACAACGTTCTATGCTGGCGCCGCGTTCAGCGCGGCAACGATCGTGTTGCTGATGATGCGCGTATCCGCGAACCGCCAGCGATAA